Part of the Verrucomicrobiota bacterium genome, CAATTAGAGCCACGAGGTCATGTGGAAACCACACCACTTCAACGGGGCGGACTAAAGTCCGCGCTCCTCAAGACGACCGAACAGCCGATCAAGAGATGAAAATCAAAGATCAACCCTTTTACGGTTGAGCCTTTCGACGTGCTTCCACTACTTCTTTCACCGTCTCCGACTATGACCGAAGTTTCCTTTTTAGCTGCGTCCGATCCATCGCTTTTCACCTATTTTCTCCTCTCCAATTTCGCTGGGAAAATCATCATTTTCCTATTGGGATTGGGAAGCATCCTCGCTTGGACTGTAATGATTGCAAAGGGTTACGAGCTCAAACGGATTCGGCGCGGAAATCTCCGATTTGAGAAGTCTTTGAACAGAGACTCACCACTCGTTGAAATTGACGTAAAATCGATGAAAACCAGGAGAAACCCCTATGCTACTCTGGTCGTTGCGGCGGTTCAGGCGTTCTACCGGTGGGAGGGTCCTGAATCCGAAGGTCATCCCAAGCAAATGAATCAGGTCGAGAACGCTCTGCAGCGAGTCATTGCAAAGCAGACGGTCGCCTACGAATCGAAAATGGTCATGATGGCCTCCATTGTTACTGGTGCCCCTTTTCTCGGACTACTTGGAACCGTCTGGGGGGTAATGGATGCATTTGGCGGGGTTGCCCTGGCTGGCTCGGCCACCATTCAAAGTCTGGCGCCTGGCGTTTCCGGTGCTTTACTCACCACCGTGGCGGGTCTCTTGGTAGCGATTCCGTCCGTCTTCGGCTACAACTACCTACTCTCGCAGATCCGAAACCTAACAATGGAGTTGGAAAATTTCGCCAGTTCGGTTGCCGACCGGATTGAACTCGAGATCCGATAGACGTTTTTTCATGGCAAGACGCTTTAAGAGCAAGAGAGAGCTGGGGGCGATGTCCGAGATCAACATTACCCCACTTCTCGATCTCGCTTTTGCGCTTCTGATCATATTTGTGATCACCACGCCGCTCTTGGAGCAACCGGTGGCAGTTCAGCTTCCCAATTTGGTCCAATCTGAAGAAATCGTCCGCGATGCTCCCGAGGACCCAATCCAAGTGTCTATCGACAGCGAGGGTGATTTCTATTTCGGTTCAGAGCTGGTCGATGCAACGGCTCTAGGACAGATTCTCAGCGGCTATTCCAACGACCGCATCTTTATCGTCAGGGGCGATCGGGAGGTAAGCTACGGAAAAGTGGCTGAGGTTCTCGATATTTTTCGTAACCTCGGCCTATCGCGGGTGGTCGTCGCTTATTCAGAGTAGGCACTCCGATGACTCCTCTTTACAAAAAAGTCTTTCAGTGGGTCTCCGGAACTCACGTTGCTTTCCTTCTCGCTCTTGTAGTCATTTCACTCGTCTCCTGCGAAGAGGAGATCGAGGCTTTTCAGTCTGCCAGCGTTTCTCCACCCCTGCCGCAGCCAGTTCAGGTGGATCCACTTCTTCCGATTGAGGATCTCCCACAAATCCCACTGGATCTGACCACTCTCATCCTTCTTCCTCCCGAATCTTTGAGTGCTATTCGGCCTAAGCCCGAACCTGAAC contains:
- a CDS encoding MotA/TolQ/ExbB proton channel family protein; translation: MTEVSFLAASDPSLFTYFLLSNFAGKIIIFLLGLGSILAWTVMIAKGYELKRIRRGNLRFEKSLNRDSPLVEIDVKSMKTRRNPYATLVVAAVQAFYRWEGPESEGHPKQMNQVENALQRVIAKQTVAYESKMVMMASIVTGAPFLGLLGTVWGVMDAFGGVALAGSATIQSLAPGVSGALLTTVAGLLVAIPSVFGYNYLLSQIRNLTMELENFASSVADRIELEIR
- a CDS encoding biopolymer transporter ExbD, with the translated sequence MARRFKSKRELGAMSEINITPLLDLAFALLIIFVITTPLLEQPVAVQLPNLVQSEEIVRDAPEDPIQVSIDSEGDFYFGSELVDATALGQILSGYSNDRIFIVRGDREVSYGKVAEVLDIFRNLGLSRVVVAYSE